From the Argentina anserina chromosome 3, drPotAnse1.1, whole genome shotgun sequence genome, the window GTGAGACATTTGGCTTGATTGGTGAGGGAAATCTGGAATATGTGAGAAGCCATGATTTGTAGCATTCCAAGTCTTGGATTGGCTTAGTTTAGTGTCAAATCACTGttaatttattaaatgaaAACATGCTTAATAtatgagcaattttgaattttaggtGATATAATTCGGTGAAGAAAATAACACTGTTTTGATTTGCTgtgagcaattcaattttaaagaaaatggaaAAGCAGGGTCAAGTCTTTATATATCAAATGGGAAAGTATATTCAGCTTCTGTATGATTTTTCCAATATCGTAAGCTTATTATCTCATTGAATTCACTCTATTGAACTCGACGTTTATCGAAGAAACCAGGGTGTATAATGTGTCCAGTTGTTTGTTATGTTATTCAGTTcactgattttgattttgtaagAGAATGCATAGTTCATCAACATTAGCCGCATCTTTGCTACCTGTGAAGTTGCATATGTTTCGTATAGGGTTTTGTCAAAAAAGGGGACAAAGAAGGTCCGTTTTTGTTGTGCGATAAGTACACAGATTTTTGTAGGTGTTAAGAAAACAGAGTGGATATTGAGTACTTTAAATTTGTTGTGTTATGGATAGTGTTCGGGTTTCCTCATAACAGTTTCTTAtagtttatatattttctggTCTATAGTCTTATCTTTCTATTTATTTACTTATCTTCCTGGTCTTTAGTCTCATCTCTCAGTCCTGTTGTATATTTCAGGATATACGTTATTTGATCTCAGAGAACTGCTTTATCAAGTTGTTCACCCAAGTGACATCTTTGAGCAAGGAATGATCTTTTGCATGACTTTTTGATGCTCATGCAATGTCGGGATTAATCAATGTATCTTCTTTTCCCTACAATTCTTTCTTAAGTTGATGATGCTTTTCTCCTCGTGTCTTCCAATTTCTTATATATTGGACTGTTAGTGACTGCACttgggttttttttaaaagagatACGTGGTTTATGtttcttgttgttgttattaaattttttttcttagaaAGTTATATACTGCTGTTCTTAGAGATATTATTTTGGGTATTGGCATCTCCCTCACATTGTTGAATGATTGGATACTCATTTAATTACTGTTAGTTTTTGTGTTAGTCAATGATTTGGTTCATTTCAGTAAAGTTATTTATGCAGTTACGATTAAAAGTCTCTGCTGGTCTAAAGATTTCATGTTTATGGGCTTCATGCCATGTTTGTACTGAATATTTGGTGCATTTTATTAACATTATGACATCCGTTTTGGTTGTAGTCTTCTATAAACGGATCAGCCTCAAATCTTCCAGATAGTAGTGGGCGTTTTGCTACATCTTTCTCTGGTCAATCGGGTGCCGCCTCTCCTGTATTCCATCATGCAGGTTGGATATTATTGTTAGACTGTCTTATGTAAATGTCAGAAGTATTAAAATTGCAAGTTTCATTCTGTAGGATCTATTCAAGGATTGCATAATCTTCATGGGAGCTTCAATGTTCCCAACATGCCTGGTACATTAACTTCAAGAAACTCAACATTAACTAATGTTCCTTCTGGTGGAGTCCAACAACCAACTGGAAGCCTTTCCGGTGGACGATTTTCATCGAATAATCTTCCTGTAGCTCTGTCTCAGGTGCTTCAATTTCTTAAATTCTATCCCCTTTCCCCAGCTATCTCATATCCTGACTGATTGCATATTTCCTTttcttccaaaaaaaaaaaacacttggtTTGCAGTTATCTCATGGAAGCTCTCATGGACATTCAGGAGTCACTAATAGAGGAGGTATAAGTGTAGTTGGCAACCCTGGATTTAGTAGTAGCACAAATGGAATTGGCGGTTCTATTCCTGGGATTCTCCCTACCTCTGCTGCAATTGGTAACCGTAATGCTGTTCCCGGATTGGGTGTAGGCCAAATATTGGGAAATGCAGGTCCTCGAATTACAAGTTCCATGGGAAACATGGTTGGTGGGGGCAACATTGGCAGGAGTATTAGCTCTGGTGGAGGCTTGTCGGTGCCTGGTCTTACTTCACGTCTAAACTTAAGTGGAAATAGTGGATCTGGTAGTTTATCTGTCCAAGGGCAGAATCGCTTGATGGGTGGTGTGCTTCCACAAGGTATATTAAATTGATCTGCTGTCTATACAATAGTCtcattttaaatatttataccaGATGTCTACCTTAGAACATTTACATTGTCCTGTTTTTGCTCATTAGTTCTGTAACTGTTTGAATGTTACCCAAGGTTTTAGAACTTCTCTGGCAAATTGATGTCAGGTTTAACAGGGTTCTAATACCAGTGTTAAGAAGTTATATTAAAGGTGTACTGGTTGCATGACACATGCATTTGGTGAAGAAATGGATTTGTTTGCTTGATTTATTGTCACCTTTTTACTGTGCAAAAAGTATTCATAGTTGACATTTTCTGGTATTAGGTTCCCAGCAGGTTATTTCTATGCTTGGAAATTCTTATCCGACTGGTGGAGGTCCACTTTCTCAAAGCCATGTCCAAGTGAATAATTTGAGCTCTATGGGGATGTTGAATGATGTGAATTCTAACGAAAGCTCTCCTTTTGACATCAATGATTTCCCTCAATTAACAAGTCGACCTAATTCTGCGGGAGGCCCTCAAGGGCAATTAGGTGAGTAAGATGTAGTTGCATGGTCCCATTTCTCCTGTAATTGGATTGTAATATAATGCAAATTACAGGTTCGTTGCGAAAACAAGGTCTTGGTGTTAGTCCTATTGTTCAACAAAACCAAGAGTTCAGCATCCAGAATGAAGATTTTCCAGCTTTGCCTGGATTTAAAGGTGCGATATTTTCATTTTGGCTTGTAATATATTAAATACAATGGTAACTGAAAGTCTGGCATACAAGGGTTACTTCTAAACCATTTCACTGTTCTGGAATCACCAATTATGAGAAGCCAGAAAGATGGTGTGAGCTATCTGTGGTTGCATGACTGAGTGTTTACATGACCTAATAGTCTTAATTTAATGATATAAATGTAGCTTATAGTTAAGTTTGTTTCAAGTGCAAATGGGTGCATATGTCTCACTGGGGATACAATGTAGATGTACTGGTCATGTGTGGTATATGGGTTTAGTTTTCTTATTCAAATGTAATATTTTTTCCACCTTTATTATTGCTGATGTTCACAATTACTTACTGCTGTTGGCAAACGCACTCTAGATTGGGTGTTTATTGTATTGGTGATTCCACATTTATTGACCTTGCTATTAGATTTTTTGCAGGTGGTAATTCTGATTATCCGATGGATATGCACCAGAAAGAACAGCTTCATGACAATACCGTGTCAATGATGCAGTCTCAGCACTTCTCAGTGGGTTCAAAGCTTCACTTATTAAAAAATTCTTTCTCAGCACTTCTCAGTATGTTATTGGTTAGCCCTTACATTTTCATATTGATTGTCAGATGGGAAGGTCTGCCGGATTTAACTTGGGAGGGACTTATTCATCTCATCGTCcacagcagcagcaacaacatGCTCCATCAGTCAGCAGTAGCGGTGTCTCATTTTCTCAAGTAAACAATCAGGACCTTCTCCATTTGCATGGTTCAGAAATATTCCCATCACATTCAACCTATCACTCCCAGGTATGCTGTTTTCTCAAATATGCAGTTATGCAGTGATTTCTGTTTGCCAATACTGGAGTCTGatgttgacttttttttttatatttcttttcatATGGGATTGACAAATCTGATCATAGACTGAGGGATGTAGGCCAATATTATATCAAAAGgttcaatatattttttagaatGAGGATATTTAATATTGTTTGCTAGTTTGAAATAATCGGCTCTAGTTACATATAAAAGATGAATGCTTTTATCTTCATATATCAACTACCAAGTTGTGGGCATTTTCTTATATTGGTTTCATTTTAGGATCTAATATGTACACATTTTTGTTCAGACAAGTGGACCTCCTGGCATTGGATTGAGACCTTTAAATTCAGCCAATACTGTTTCCGGCATGGGTTCTTATGACCAACTTATCCAGCAGTATCAACaacaccaaaatcagtcaCAGTTTCGTCTGCAACAGATGTCACCGGTCAATCAATCATTTAGGGATCAGGGGATTAAGTCGGTGCAGACCACACAATCTGCTCCTGACCCATTTGGTTTGCTTGGTTTGCTAAGTGTCATAAGGATGAGCGACCCTGATTTAACATCTCTTGCTCTTGGAATTGATTTGACAACACTTGGCTTAAACTTaaattcaacagaaaattTGCACAAGACTTTTGGTTCCCCATGGTCTGACGAGCCATCTAAGGGTGATCCAGAGTTTAGTGTCCCCCAATGTTACTATGCTAAACAACCACCTGCACTACATGTGAGctacttctctttttctttaaaagtTTTCATAGATTTGGAGTTCCATTTTGTATTATCTCTCCACTCTAATCTCATCTTTGTTGGCTGCAGCAAGGTTATTTTTCAAAGTTCTCAGTGGAAACATTGTTTTACATATTCTATAGGTAATTTTTGTTTGGCCTCCGTGACATCGTTTTATGTCTTCTTTATGAATCTATTGCATTCATTCATTACTACTATCTTGTATCTTGCAGCATGCCTAAAGATGAAGCCCAATTGCATGCTGCGAATGAACTGTAAGCCTTATGTTCTttcaatgtatatatatatacagattttCTTAGGTCCGGACCGTCTGGATTCGGCCATTCCGGCCACCGACGACGTGGATGGTGCCAGCTGTACTCCCCCTCCTGGCGATCTcgtctgtgccggccggagctccatcggcgacccacAGTGGCAGGAATGGCGAAATCACCGGAATCTGCCCAgaaatttgttttttgcaGATTCCGGCCACCGTGGGTCGTTGATGGAGttccggccggcacagacgggatcgccgggaggtgggtagtgtGGCTGTCGTGGTCCGCCCCGCCATTGCGGCCTGCCGTCGCCGGAAACGTCGAATCCGGACGGTCTGGACCTCCGTAGCCAAGAacgtctatatatatatatattattgtgtGTATCTTAcctcttctttttcctttcatTGTATTCCCTTCCTCATTTTACAACAGCACTAAATCATATTTAAGATCCCCCGTTCCCTTTTTTTAAGTTTGCAAGGCAAGAATGGGTTTTTACTAACAGCAGTATGACATTTGTTGTTGGCAGTTATAACAAGGGCTGGTTTTATCACAAAGACCACCATCT encodes:
- the LOC126789277 gene encoding probable NOT transcription complex subunit VIP2, producing the protein MSGLINSSINGSASNLPDSSGRFATSFSGQSGAASPVFHHAGSIQGLHNLHGSFNVPNMPGTLTSRNSTLTNVPSGGVQQPTGSLSGGRFSSNNLPVALSQLSHGSSHGHSGVTNRGGISVVGNPGFSSSTNGIGGSIPGILPTSAAIGNRNAVPGLGVGQILGNAGPRITSSMGNMVGGGNIGRSISSGGGLSVPGLTSRLNLSGNSGSGSLSVQGQNRLMGGVLPQGSQQVISMLGNSYPTGGGPLSQSHVQVNNLSSMGMLNDVNSNESSPFDINDFPQLTSRPNSAGGPQGQLGSLRKQGLGVSPIVQQNQEFSIQNEDFPALPGFKGGNSDYPMDMHQKEQLHDNTVSMMQSQHFSMGRSAGFNLGGTYSSHRPQQQQQHAPSVSSSGVSFSQVNNQDLLHLHGSEIFPSHSTYHSQTSGPPGIGLRPLNSANTVSGMGSYDQLIQQYQQHQNQSQFRLQQMSPVNQSFRDQGIKSVQTTQSAPDPFGLLGLLSVIRMSDPDLTSLALGIDLTTLGLNLNSTENLHKTFGSPWSDEPSKGDPEFSVPQCYYAKQPPALHQGYFSKFSVETLFYIFYSMPKDEAQLHAANELYNKGWFYHKDHHLWIARVPNMEPLVKTNTYERGSYHCFDPNTFEIVRKDNFVVHYEMLDKRPTLPQH